Proteins encoded in a region of the Saccharothrix ecbatanensis genome:
- the sigK gene encoding ECF RNA polymerase sigma factor SigK: MAGRERKLQAVSADTHDGSDATAEELLSLVARGDDKAFARLYDVVVSRVFSLVRRVVRDHAQSEEVTQEVLVEVWRTAARYDRQRGSALTWVMTMAHRRAVDRVRSAQAATRREDIAARRDVETPFDTVSEQVAARIEQRQVRRCLSTLTDLQRESILLGYFQGYTYPETASVLGIPLGTVKTRMRDGLIRLRDCLGVTR; encoded by the coding sequence ATGGCAGGGCGTGAGCGCAAGCTCCAGGCCGTATCCGCCGACACCCACGACGGGAGCGACGCCACCGCCGAGGAGTTGCTGAGCCTGGTGGCGCGCGGTGACGACAAGGCGTTCGCCCGGCTGTACGACGTGGTGGTGAGCAGAGTGTTCAGCCTGGTGCGTCGGGTGGTGCGCGATCACGCGCAGTCGGAGGAGGTCACTCAGGAGGTGCTGGTCGAGGTGTGGCGCACCGCCGCCCGCTACGACCGGCAACGCGGCAGCGCGCTGACGTGGGTGATGACCATGGCGCACCGCCGCGCCGTGGACCGGGTCCGTTCCGCGCAGGCCGCGACCCGGCGCGAGGACATCGCCGCCCGCCGCGACGTCGAGACACCGTTCGACACGGTCAGCGAGCAGGTCGCCGCCCGCATCGAACAGCGGCAGGTGCGCCGCTGCCTGTCCACGTTGACCGACCTTCAGCGAGAGTCCATCCTCCTGGGCTATTTCCAGGGCTACACATACCCGGAGACCGCGTCCGTGCTCGGCATCCCGCTGGGCACGGTCAAGACCAGGATGCGCGACGGCTTGATCAGACTCCGAGACTGCCTGGGGGTGACCCGATGA
- a CDS encoding DUF1295 domain-containing protein, translating to MVVTFTVSVVRNRHDTLDIAWGPGFALIASTTFLLSSGQDDTTTRVLVTVLTVVWGVRLAVHIGLRSRGEPEDHRYAEMRRRARGNPHLHVLVRAYVAQAIVLWLVSLPVQVAQYGTGVHPALMAAGAVLWLVGVVFEAVGDWQLQRFRADPGNRGRVLDRGLWRYTRHPNYFGDACVWWGLFLLACSSWHGLVTVVSPVLMTFVLARGTGKPMLEEHLRRRRPAYADYVQRTSGFFPLPPRRAARRFGDRST from the coding sequence ATGGTGGTCACCTTCACGGTCTCCGTGGTCAGGAATCGGCACGACACCCTCGACATCGCCTGGGGCCCGGGCTTCGCGCTGATCGCGAGCACGACGTTCCTGCTCTCCAGCGGCCAGGACGACACCACGACGCGGGTGTTGGTCACGGTGCTGACCGTGGTGTGGGGCGTCCGCCTCGCGGTCCACATAGGATTGCGCAGCCGGGGTGAGCCCGAGGACCACCGCTACGCCGAGATGCGCCGGCGTGCCAGGGGAAACCCTCACCTGCACGTGCTGGTGCGCGCGTACGTGGCGCAGGCCATCGTGCTGTGGCTGGTGTCGCTGCCGGTCCAAGTCGCCCAGTACGGCACCGGCGTCCACCCGGCGTTGATGGCCGCTGGAGCGGTGTTGTGGCTGGTGGGAGTGGTGTTCGAGGCGGTCGGCGACTGGCAGTTGCAGCGCTTCCGGGCCGACCCGGGCAACCGGGGCCGGGTGCTCGACCGGGGCTTGTGGCGCTACACCCGGCACCCGAACTACTTCGGCGACGCCTGCGTCTGGTGGGGCCTGTTCCTGCTCGCCTGCTCCTCCTGGCACGGCCTCGTGACCGTCGTGTCACCGGTGCTCATGACATTCGTCCTCGCGAGAGGAACGGGCAAACCGATGCTCGAGGAGCACCTGCGCCGTCGACGTCCCGCTTATGCCGACTACGTGCAGCGCACGAGCGGCTTCTTCCCGCTGCCTCCCCGCCGTGCCGCTCGCCGCTTCGGGGATCGGTCGACATGA
- a CDS encoding cyclopropane-fatty-acyl-phospholipid synthase family protein, translating into MQDRKTGHAAVLADVVERVLGTALPVGLRAWDGSEAGPSDGPRVVLRSPHALRRLLWNPDELGLARAYVSGDLDVEGDITTGLRRFWALARADRPRRGLTVSERVALLRTAIRLGVLGPRPRPPAEEARLAGGLHTRRRDRAAIAHHYDLSNEFYQLVLDPSMAYSCAYWAVEGPGYELVDAQRDKLELICRKLDLRPGMRLLDVGCGWGSLLLYAARHHGVHATGVTLSRQQHAHVSRRITELGLRDAVEVRLQDYREISDAPFDAVASIEMGEHVGEQNYPVYASTLHRLLRPAGRLLLQQMSRGATAPGGGAFIESYVAPDMTMRPLSRTLAHLENAGLEIRDVHALREHYVRTVREWAATLERRWDEVVALVGEGQARVWRLYLAGGALAFEDNRMGVDQILAVRPTTDGASGMPWHRTDPLALDSAASGGDT; encoded by the coding sequence GTGCAGGACAGGAAGACCGGACACGCCGCGGTGCTGGCCGATGTCGTGGAGCGGGTGTTGGGCACCGCGTTGCCGGTGGGGCTGCGGGCCTGGGACGGCAGCGAGGCCGGCCCGTCCGACGGTCCGCGGGTGGTGCTGCGGTCGCCCCACGCCCTGCGCCGGTTGCTGTGGAACCCCGACGAACTCGGCTTGGCCCGCGCCTACGTCTCCGGTGACCTCGACGTCGAAGGCGACATCACGACCGGGCTGCGCCGGTTCTGGGCCTTGGCCCGAGCCGACCGCCCGCGCCGCGGGCTCACCGTCTCCGAACGCGTGGCGCTGCTTCGCACGGCCATCCGGCTCGGTGTGCTCGGTCCCCGCCCGCGACCGCCGGCCGAAGAGGCCAGGCTGGCGGGCGGCCTGCACACCCGCCGCCGGGACCGTGCGGCCATCGCCCACCACTACGACCTGAGCAACGAGTTCTACCAGCTCGTCCTCGACCCGAGCATGGCCTACTCCTGTGCGTACTGGGCCGTCGAAGGACCCGGCTATGAGCTCGTCGACGCCCAGCGGGACAAGCTGGAGCTGATCTGCCGCAAGCTCGACCTGCGCCCGGGGATGCGCCTGCTGGACGTCGGGTGCGGGTGGGGCTCGCTGCTGCTGTACGCCGCCCGCCACCACGGCGTGCACGCCACCGGGGTGACGCTGTCACGACAGCAGCACGCCCACGTCAGCCGCCGGATCACCGAACTGGGCCTGCGGGACGCCGTCGAGGTCCGGTTGCAGGACTACCGGGAGATCAGCGACGCGCCGTTCGACGCGGTGGCGTCGATCGAGATGGGCGAACACGTCGGCGAGCAGAACTACCCGGTGTACGCCTCGACCCTGCACCGCCTGCTGCGCCCCGCGGGTCGACTGCTGTTGCAGCAGATGTCGCGTGGAGCCACGGCGCCGGGCGGCGGCGCGTTCATCGAGTCCTACGTCGCGCCCGACATGACCATGCGACCGCTGAGCCGCACGTTGGCACACCTGGAGAACGCCGGGCTGGAGATCCGCGACGTGCACGCCCTGCGCGAGCACTACGTGCGCACGGTCCGGGAGTGGGCGGCCACCCTTGAACGGCGCTGGGACGAGGTCGTCGCACTGGTCGGCGAAGGTCAGGCCAGGGTGTGGCGGCTCTACCTGGCCGGCGGGGCGCTGGCCTTCGAGGACAACCGCATGGGCGTGGACCAGATCCTCGCCGTGCGCCCGACCACCGACGGCGCGAGTGGTATGCCATGGCACCGCACCGACCCCTTGGCTCTGGACAGCGCGGCATCCGGCGGTGACACGTGA
- a CDS encoding alpha/beta hydrolase, with protein MLVVSHLHSDTGRVRQPSIQSWGQPTTAGSAVLVIPGGRARSCEPASRANLAYQRMVPFARDLSRTVPAVWLLRYRYRGWNEPDRDPVRDARWALARLRERHPGARVALVGHSMGARTALRIADDPAVTAVCALAPWIEPGEPVDQLRGRAVLLAHGDVDRWTDPRASYRYAVRAKQATATTCRFVVHDSGHTMLRRRADWSGLVRRFVRGAFDPTATDALIAEAMTAPAPHGLSVALPRGTR; from the coding sequence ATGCTGGTCGTGTCACACCTCCACTCCGACACCGGGCGGGTCCGGCAGCCCTCGATCCAGAGCTGGGGTCAGCCGACGACGGCCGGCTCCGCGGTACTGGTCATACCGGGCGGTCGTGCTCGCAGCTGTGAACCCGCGAGCCGGGCCAACCTGGCCTACCAGCGGATGGTGCCGTTCGCCCGGGACCTCAGCCGGACGGTGCCCGCCGTCTGGCTGTTGCGTTACCGGTACCGGGGGTGGAACGAACCCGACCGCGACCCGGTGCGCGACGCCCGCTGGGCATTGGCCCGGCTGCGCGAACGGCACCCCGGGGCGCGGGTCGCCCTGGTCGGCCACTCGATGGGCGCACGCACCGCCCTCCGGATCGCCGACGACCCCGCCGTCACCGCGGTGTGCGCGTTGGCGCCCTGGATCGAACCCGGTGAACCGGTCGACCAGCTCCGCGGGCGTGCTGTCCTGCTCGCCCACGGCGACGTGGATCGGTGGACCGATCCACGGGCGTCCTACCGCTACGCGGTGCGCGCGAAACAGGCCACTGCGACGACCTGCCGGTTCGTCGTGCACGACAGCGGCCACACCATGCTGCGGCGGCGTGCCGACTGGAGCGGGCTGGTCCGCCGGTTCGTGCGCGGCGCGTTCGACCCCACCGCCACCGATGCCCTGATCGCCGAGGCGATGACCGCCCCTGCCCCGCACGGACTCTCCGTCGCCCTGCCCCGAGGAACCCGATGA
- a CDS encoding NAD(P)/FAD-dependent oxidoreductase — protein sequence MTTTPRRVAVIGAGVAGLTAAYLLQRRYDVLLFEAGPRLGGHAHTHDVVSDDGGTVAIDSGFIVHNERTYPHLLRLFAELGVRTQATEMSMSVRCEGCGLEYAGARGLGGLFAQPSNTTRGPYLRMLAEVTRFHRNARRVLHDPAADGVTLAAFLAIGGYSRFFVDHFVVPVVSAVWSADQVTSLRYPARYLFEFLHNHGMLSITGSPKWKTVVGGSRNYVERAAKQLTAVHLSSPVRAVTRTGRGVEVRDDGDEVHRVDKVVIATHPDQALALLADPTDDEREVLGAFRYSRNETWLHTDASLLPRSSDARASWNYLKPHCRSDDGPVLVSYHMNRLMRLAEPQDYLVTLNATDRIAESSVIARMRYEHPVYTPESVAAQRRLPGLNTGSTAFAGAYHGWGFHEDGCASGVRAAAALGVDW from the coding sequence ATGACGACCACACCCCGCCGCGTCGCCGTGATCGGCGCGGGAGTCGCCGGCCTGACCGCCGCCTACCTGCTGCAACGCCGCTACGACGTGCTGCTGTTCGAGGCCGGTCCGCGCCTGGGCGGCCACGCCCACACCCACGACGTCGTGTCCGACGACGGCGGCACCGTCGCCATCGACAGCGGCTTCATCGTCCACAACGAACGCACCTACCCCCACCTGCTGCGGCTGTTCGCCGAACTGGGTGTGCGCACGCAGGCCACCGAGATGTCGATGAGCGTGCGCTGCGAGGGGTGCGGTCTGGAGTACGCGGGCGCCAGAGGTTTGGGCGGGCTTTTCGCCCAACCCTCGAACACGACGCGTGGGCCGTACCTGCGGATGCTCGCGGAGGTCACGAGATTCCACCGGAACGCCCGGCGCGTGCTGCACGACCCGGCGGCCGACGGCGTCACGCTCGCCGCGTTCCTGGCCATCGGCGGGTACAGCAGGTTCTTCGTGGACCACTTCGTCGTGCCCGTGGTGTCGGCGGTGTGGTCGGCCGACCAGGTCACCAGCCTGCGCTACCCGGCCCGGTACCTGTTCGAGTTCCTGCACAACCACGGGATGCTGTCGATCACCGGCTCGCCGAAGTGGAAGACGGTGGTTGGTGGCTCTCGCAACTACGTCGAGCGCGCGGCCAAGCAGTTGACCGCCGTGCACCTGTCCAGCCCGGTACGGGCCGTGACCCGCACAGGGCGCGGCGTCGAAGTCCGCGACGACGGCGACGAGGTCCACCGGGTCGACAAGGTCGTCATCGCCACGCACCCCGACCAGGCGCTGGCGTTGCTGGCCGACCCGACCGACGACGAACGCGAGGTGCTGGGAGCCTTCCGCTACTCGCGCAACGAGACCTGGTTGCACACCGATGCCTCCCTGCTTCCGCGATCGTCGGATGCGCGTGCCTCGTGGAACTACCTCAAGCCCCACTGCCGCTCCGACGACGGGCCCGTGCTGGTCAGCTACCACATGAACCGGCTGATGCGGCTGGCCGAACCACAGGACTACCTGGTCACGCTCAACGCCACCGACCGGATCGCGGAGTCGTCGGTGATCGCCCGGATGCGTTACGAGCACCCGGTGTACACGCCCGAGTCGGTCGCCGCGCAGCGTCGCCTGCCCGGGTTGAACACCGGATCGACCGCGTTCGCCGGCGCCTACCACGGCTGGGGATTCCACGAGGACGGCTGCGCCTCCGGCGTGCGAGCCGCCGCGGCACTCGGCGTCGACTGGTGA
- a CDS encoding DUF1365 domain-containing protein — protein MTAAALYDAVVTHTRRHPVRRTFRHRTYLWLVDLDRLPTVPRWLRPVAQFRAVDHLGSSDRGIRENLDTWLAGQGVDLRGGRVLMLTNARVLGHVFNPITVYWCHDPDDEPVCVVAEVHNTYGERHCYLLRPDPGGRVETDKAFYVSPFLTVEGRYVMRLARPAERLSVAISLRQGSRTPFSASLTGVRRPATPWTLLRLLWRHPLPTHRVSALIRCHGIALWLRRLPVVPRTPHNAQEGVR, from the coding sequence GTGACCGCAGCCGCGCTGTACGACGCCGTGGTCACCCACACGCGCCGCCACCCGGTGCGCCGGACGTTCCGCCACCGCACCTACCTGTGGCTGGTCGACCTCGACCGGCTCCCCACCGTGCCGAGGTGGCTGCGCCCGGTGGCACAGTTCCGCGCAGTCGACCACCTGGGCAGCTCCGATCGCGGCATCCGGGAGAACCTCGACACCTGGCTCGCGGGCCAGGGCGTGGACCTGCGGGGCGGACGCGTGCTGATGCTGACCAACGCCCGCGTGCTCGGCCACGTGTTCAACCCGATCACCGTGTACTGGTGCCACGACCCCGACGACGAGCCCGTCTGCGTGGTGGCCGAGGTGCACAACACCTACGGCGAACGGCACTGCTACCTGCTGCGCCCCGACCCCGGCGGACGCGTGGAGACCGACAAGGCGTTCTACGTCTCCCCGTTCCTGACCGTCGAAGGGCGCTACGTGATGCGGTTGGCCCGGCCCGCCGAGCGCCTGTCCGTGGCGATCAGCCTGCGCCAAGGCTCGCGGACACCGTTCAGCGCCTCGCTGACCGGCGTCCGCCGACCGGCCACGCCGTGGACTCTGCTGCGCCTGCTGTGGCGCCACCCGCTGCCGACCCACCGGGTCAGCGCGCTGATCCGCTGCCACGGCATCGCCCTGTGGCTGCGCCGACTGCCCGTCGTCCCCCGCACACCGCACAACGCACAGGAAGGTGTCCGATGA
- a CDS encoding SAM-dependent methyltransferase, producing MTTSPTRQADTALTGRAWHWPGLHEPRHSAARAAAARLVFQHAVRTLPVRVALPGGERLGAGGPDSPVMRIVRPGAFFRRLGADAKIGFGEAYMAGDWTSNDPAALLTPFAARMADLVPRPLQVLRRWVDARQPAHERNTVEGARANIHRHYDLSNDLFAAFLDESMTYSSAWFAPGSDDLHTAQLRKIDGVLDLADVRAGTHLLEIGTGWGALAIRAARRGARVTTLTISAEQKHLAEQRIARAGLADRVQVLLRDYREAHGSYDAVVSVEMIEAVGADYWPTYFQTLDRVLKPGGRVGLQAIAMPHDRLLATRRSYTWIHKYIFPGGQLLSVPAIQDTVRRHTALAITEQRSLGPDYARTLHHWRTRFLDNWPQIAATGFDDTFRRLWEFYLSYCEAGFRSGYLDVLQLGMAKHR from the coding sequence ATGACCACTTCACCCACCCGGCAGGCGGACACCGCGCTCACTGGCAGGGCCTGGCATTGGCCGGGCCTGCACGAGCCGCGGCACTCCGCCGCCCGCGCCGCCGCCGCACGACTGGTGTTCCAGCACGCCGTGAGAACGCTGCCGGTCCGGGTGGCGCTGCCGGGCGGCGAGCGGCTGGGAGCGGGCGGCCCGGACTCGCCCGTGATGCGGATCGTGCGCCCGGGAGCGTTCTTCCGCCGACTCGGGGCGGACGCCAAGATCGGCTTCGGCGAGGCCTACATGGCCGGTGACTGGACCAGCAACGACCCCGCAGCCCTGTTGACCCCGTTCGCCGCCCGCATGGCCGACCTCGTGCCCAGGCCGTTGCAGGTGTTGCGCCGCTGGGTCGACGCCCGCCAACCCGCGCACGAGCGCAACACCGTCGAGGGAGCGCGGGCGAACATCCACCGCCACTACGACCTGTCCAACGATTTGTTCGCCGCGTTCTTGGACGAATCGATGACCTACTCCTCGGCCTGGTTCGCCCCCGGCAGCGACGACCTGCACACCGCCCAGCTGCGCAAGATCGACGGTGTGCTCGACCTCGCCGACGTGCGCGCCGGCACCCACCTGCTCGAGATCGGCACCGGCTGGGGCGCGCTGGCGATCCGCGCCGCCCGCAGGGGCGCCCGCGTCACCACGCTCACCATCTCCGCCGAGCAGAAGCACCTTGCCGAACAACGCATCGCCCGAGCCGGACTCGCCGACCGCGTGCAGGTGCTGCTGCGCGACTACCGCGAAGCCCACGGCAGCTACGACGCCGTGGTGTCCGTGGAAATGATCGAAGCCGTGGGCGCCGACTACTGGCCCACCTACTTCCAAACCCTCGACCGCGTGCTCAAGCCGGGCGGCCGGGTCGGGCTACAGGCCATCGCCATGCCCCACGACCGGCTCCTGGCAACCCGCCGCTCCTACACCTGGATCCACAAGTACATCTTCCCGGGCGGCCAACTGCTCTCCGTCCCCGCCATCCAGGACACCGTGCGACGGCACACCGCACTCGCCATCACCGAACAGCGCTCACTCGGACCCGACTACGCCCGCACCCTGCACCACTGGCGCACCCGCTTCCTCGACAACTGGCCGCAGATCGCGGCGACGGGCTTCGACGACACCTTCCGCCGCCTGTGGGAGTTCTACCTCTCCTACTGCGAAGCCGGCTTCCGCTCCGGCTACCTCGACGTGCTGCAACTCGGCATGGCCAAACACCGCTGA
- a CDS encoding DUF4394 domain-containing protein — MVCLPLGGCSWRRGDTDCPAFQQNPFGLRRQGRSPQQEAFIRIPHHCVRRDRRARGRARRTRHRRSHRPGQRRAPADRGRPAPGHRRGRRHRRHVGPHRRRVGARGHCRGYTNSVAGATSTTLYAIDSGHGTLVTQGTRAGVTPVVSPNTGRLFTVGRLGVHIGRTNGFDIAPDGAALVASGARVCRIDLETGRVRLVGLVPGSVVGLAFRR; from the coding sequence ATGGTCTGCCTCCCACTCGGTGGGTGTTCGTGGCGAAGGGGCGACACGGATTGCCCGGCCTTTCAACAGAACCCGTTCGGGCTTCGTAGACAGGGGCGTTCACCACAACAGGAGGCGTTCATCCGCATCCCGCATCACTGCGTTCGTCGGGATCGCCGCGCTCGCGGCCGTGCTCGTCGCACCCGGCACCGCAGGAGTCACCGCCCCGGGCAACGACGTGCACCTGCTGACCGAGGACGGCCTGCACCCGGACACCGGCGCGGTCGCCGCCATCGACGGCACGTTGGTCCACATCGACGGCGGGTCGGCGCCCGCGGTCACTGCCGCGGCTACACCAACAGCGTGGCCGGGGCCACCAGCACGACGCTGTACGCGATCGACTCCGGACACGGCACCCTGGTCACCCAGGGCACCCGGGCAGGCGTCACCCCGGTGGTGTCACCCAACACCGGCCGGCTGTTCACCGTCGGACGGCTAGGTGTCCACATCGGCCGTACCAACGGCTTCGACATCGCCCCGGACGGTGCAGCCCTGGTCGCGTCGGGTGCGCGGGTCTGCCGGATCGACCTGGAAACCGGTCGGGTCCGGCTCGTCGGCCTGGTTCCCGGCAGCGTGGTCGGCTTGGCGTTCCGCCGCTGA
- a CDS encoding golvesin C-terminal-like domain-containing protein: protein MVWDYYPDGKLKSRSDDGVPVGSHVALTDNTDAGFVETVGTWTVRTAGSGYQNTNHRSAPAGTGAATFTWKPVIPQDGTYEVFVKYATGLTGVATNTPYKIDNGAAQTTVPVDQTKNGGQWVSLGGHSFTAGDKAKVTVSDAANGMVLADAVKLVRDHSADIDNEKKTFTHSYDANGNLLSLTDSSPGAKVDAYAMTYNGLNQLAKVEEKLAAVVKGTTTFSYNENGSPLTRGHDRQSSVFRYNPRDLVDQVTNTETGGQPKVTAYSYTDRGQVLQETKPNGNKVTYGYHLDGALASQAERKTDNTLVAEHQIEYNANGHRVRDASKIQNADNATAYLDEVREYAYDPLDRLRNLTKKSAAGAVLETEDYVHDANSNVTSQTLEGKTTTFNYYFNRLLTATTSGVTAAYNYDPFGRLDTVTGGGKIIESYKYDGFDRTTQHSKQGEGGALTTATYAYDPLDRTTSKTEAGKTTDFAYLGLSDKVVGEEIAGQLQRTYQYDAFGQRLTQIKKDTDGTGPQVAEDSYYGYNPHTDVETLTKDNGDTRATYGYTAYGKDDTEAFTGIDKPQAQQPGTEPYNFYRYNGKRWDPNSGSYDMGFRDYNPGLNRFLTRDNYNGALADLNLGSDPFTGNRYAFTGGNPISRIEIDGHCWAYDWICDTGSAIGDAASATGSGIATAAEATWDFFGQVGGFSVGIIEGVGSTVGEAWDCVSAIFACGQGIADFASLTWNDPGTAGGLLWGSVTAPIVDDWNQGNYGEAIGRGAFSIIEVIAGGKGISKLGAAGKTPDSGTKKPGGLTSQNFNLQTLKELFDSGQLKHGDATPRPDSNVPNASDSDLLNIARNPRNPDEQVKINRNSDGTMTVIQGNQRLYELLNRAGQGRIGWNEEVPAVGLLVTRTDQGMSIRQWVANLLRAREPDLRTLTRERLVALRETAKSHGYTGRAWRDGEDYAINESAFIWLEAGDEIGDGVVVCNLVVSQIEFTGSRPTGTPVRRHTLHVHQDDLRRLRRASTEDARRAYFVLQAALPLDLDEVGPW from the coding sequence ATGGTGTGGGACTACTACCCGGACGGCAAGCTCAAGTCCCGCTCCGACGACGGAGTCCCGGTCGGCAGCCATGTGGCGCTGACCGACAACACCGACGCCGGCTTCGTCGAGACGGTCGGCACCTGGACGGTGCGTACCGCCGGCAGCGGCTACCAGAACACCAACCACCGCAGCGCCCCGGCCGGGACCGGCGCGGCGACGTTCACCTGGAAGCCGGTCATTCCGCAGGACGGCACCTACGAGGTGTTCGTCAAGTACGCCACCGGCCTGACCGGCGTGGCCACCAACACCCCCTACAAGATCGACAATGGTGCCGCGCAGACCACCGTCCCGGTCGACCAGACCAAGAACGGCGGTCAATGGGTCAGCCTCGGCGGGCACAGCTTCACTGCGGGCGACAAGGCGAAGGTCACCGTGTCCGACGCCGCGAACGGCATGGTGCTCGCCGACGCGGTCAAGCTGGTCCGCGACCACAGCGCCGACATCGACAACGAGAAGAAGACCTTCACCCACTCCTACGACGCCAATGGCAACCTGCTCTCACTGACCGACTCCTCACCCGGCGCGAAGGTCGACGCCTACGCGATGACCTACAACGGCCTCAACCAGCTGGCCAAGGTCGAGGAGAAGCTCGCCGCGGTGGTCAAGGGCACGACCACGTTCTCCTACAACGAGAACGGCTCACCGCTGACCCGCGGCCACGACCGGCAGTCGTCGGTATTCCGCTACAACCCGCGTGACCTGGTCGACCAGGTAACCAACACCGAGACCGGCGGTCAACCCAAGGTCACCGCCTACAGCTACACCGACCGCGGCCAGGTGCTGCAGGAGACCAAGCCCAACGGCAACAAGGTGACCTACGGCTACCACCTCGACGGAGCGCTCGCCTCCCAGGCCGAACGCAAGACCGACAACACCCTGGTCGCCGAACACCAGATCGAGTACAACGCCAACGGCCACCGCGTCCGGGACGCCTCCAAGATCCAGAACGCCGACAACGCCACGGCATACCTGGACGAGGTGCGCGAGTACGCCTACGACCCGCTCGACCGCCTCCGCAACCTGACCAAGAAGTCCGCGGCCGGCGCGGTGCTGGAGACCGAGGACTACGTCCACGACGCCAACAGCAACGTCACCAGCCAGACCCTCGAAGGCAAGACCACCACCTTCAACTACTACTTCAACCGCCTGCTCACCGCGACCACATCCGGCGTGACAGCGGCCTACAACTACGACCCGTTCGGCCGCCTCGACACCGTCACCGGCGGCGGGAAGATCATCGAGTCCTACAAGTACGACGGCTTCGACCGCACCACCCAGCACAGCAAGCAGGGCGAGGGCGGTGCACTCACCACCGCTACCTACGCCTACGACCCGCTGGACCGCACGACTTCCAAGACCGAGGCCGGCAAGACCACGGACTTCGCCTACCTCGGGCTGTCCGACAAGGTCGTCGGCGAGGAGATCGCCGGACAACTCCAGCGCACCTACCAGTACGACGCCTTCGGCCAGCGCCTCACCCAGATCAAGAAGGACACCGACGGCACCGGCCCGCAGGTCGCCGAGGACTCCTACTACGGCTACAACCCCCACACCGACGTCGAAACCCTCACCAAGGACAACGGCGACACCCGCGCCACCTACGGCTACACCGCCTACGGCAAGGACGACACCGAAGCCTTCACCGGCATCGACAAGCCGCAGGCGCAGCAGCCCGGCACCGAGCCCTACAACTTCTACCGCTACAACGGCAAACGCTGGGACCCCAACTCCGGCTCCTATGACATGGGGTTCCGCGACTACAACCCCGGCCTCAACCGCTTCCTCACCCGCGACAACTACAACGGCGCCCTCGCCGACCTTAACCTCGGCAGCGACCCCTTCACCGGCAACCGCTACGCCTTCACCGGCGGCAACCCGATCAGCCGCATTGAGATCGACGGCCACTGCTGGGCGTACGACTGGATCTGTGACACCGGCAGCGCCATCGGTGACGCGGCCTCCGCGACCGGGAGTGGTATCGCGACCGCAGCCGAGGCGACGTGGGACTTCTTCGGCCAGGTCGGCGGGTTCTCGGTGGGCATCATCGAGGGGGTCGGGAGCACTGTCGGCGAGGCATGGGACTGTGTCTCGGCCATCTTCGCGTGTGGCCAGGGCATCGCAGACTTCGCGAGTCTCACGTGGAACGATCCCGGCACGGCGGGCGGCCTATTGTGGGGCTCGGTCACCGCGCCCATCGTCGACGACTGGAACCAGGGCAACTACGGCGAGGCGATAGGACGTGGCGCATTCTCGATCATCGAGGTGATCGCAGGTGGCAAGGGCATCAGCAAGCTTGGGGCTGCCGGCAAGACGCCCGATTCCGGCACGAAGAAGCCGGGTGGTCTCACTTCGCAGAACTTCAACCTGCAGACGTTGAAGGAGCTGTTCGACTCGGGGCAGCTTAAGCACGGCGACGCCACGCCGCGGCCGGACAGCAATGTGCCCAATGCGTCCGACAGTGACCTGCTGAACATCGCCAGGAACCCGCGCAACCCGGACGAACAGGTCAAGATCAATCGGAACTCGGATGGCACGATGACCGTGATCCAGGGCAACCAGCGGCTGTACGAGCTGTTGAACCGCGCCGGACAGGGCAGGATCGGGTGGAACGAGGAGGTCCCCGCTGTGGGGCTTCTGGTGACGAGAACGGATCAGGGCATGAGCATTCGTCAGTGGGTGGCGAACCTGCTGCGCGCCCGCGAACCTGACCTGCGCACGCTGACTCGCGAACGACTGGTCGCACTGCGCGAGACGGCGAAGTCGCACGGGTACACCGGGCGGGCGTGGCGGGACGGCGAGGACTACGCCATCAACGAGTCCGCGTTCATCTGGCTCGAGGCCGGAGACGAGATCGGCGATGGCGTGGTGGTGTGCAACCTCGTGGTGTCACAGATCGAATTCACCGGCAGCAGGCCAACCGGCACCCCGGTCCGACGCCATACCCTGCACGTGCACCAGGACGACCTGCGGCGGCTGAGGCGTGCTTCAACGGAGGACGCACGCCGCGCCTACTTCGTGCTGCAGGCCGCATTGCCGCTCGATCTCGATGAGGTCGGGCCCTGGTGA